A single window of Jaculus jaculus isolate mJacJac1 chromosome 14, mJacJac1.mat.Y.cur, whole genome shotgun sequence DNA harbors:
- the Nop53 gene encoding ribosome biogenesis protein NOP53, producing MAAGGGGAAGKRGSKSDAGSGFLGLRPTSVDPALRRRRRGPRNKKRGWRRLAQEPLGLEVDQFLEDVRLQERTVGGLLSEAPDEKLFYVDTGPKEKERIKKKTRAPKKSQRLQKPLRVDLVLENPSKVPAPKDILAHQVPNARKLRRKKQLWEKLAQQGELPREVRKAQARLLSPPAPQAKPGPQDAVQQPFYDLWDPNNPLDKPLVGQDAFFLEQTKKKGVRRPPRLHVKPSPVPAVEVTPAGASYNPTFEDHQALLLAAHEVELQRQKAEERLERQLALPTGEQAATQESVFREMCEGLLEESDAEDEAGPAQGTEAEDGAAEPAPACPAVERKSEKKTEQQRRRERAARSLRVQQAALRAARLQHQELFRLRGIRAQVAQRLAELARRREQRRLRRLAEADKPRRLGRLKYQDPDIDVQLSSELSDSLRTLKPEGNILRDRFKSFQRRNMIEPRERAKFKRKYKVKLVEKRAFREIQ from the exons ATGGCGGCGGGAGGCGGCGGCGCGGCTGGCAAGCGCGGCTCGAAAAGCGATGCCGGCTCTGGCTTCCTGGGTCTGCGGCCCACTTCCGTGGACCCCgcgctgcggcggcggcggcgaggccCGAGGAACAAGAAGCGGGGCTGGAGGCGGCTCGCTCAGGAGCCGCTGGGGCTGGAGGTGGACCAGTTCCTGGAGGACGTGCGGCTGCAGGAGCGCACCGTGGG AGGCTTGTTGTCAGAGGCTCCCGATGAAAAGCTTTTCTACGTGGACACTGGACCCAAGGAAAAAG AGCGGATTAAGAAGAAAACCCGAGCCCCAAAGAAGTCACAGCGTCTGCAGAAGCCCCTGCGGGTGGACCTGGTCCTTGAGAACCCGTCCAAGGTCCCTGCCCCCAAAGA catCCTCGCCCACCAGGTCCCCAACGCCAGGAAGCTTCGGCGGAAGAAGCAGCTATGGGAAAAGCTGGCACAGCAGGGCGAGCTGCCCCGGGAGGTGCGCAAGGCCCAGGCCCGGCTCCTGAGCCCTCCAGCGCCCCAGGCCAAGCCTGGGCCCCAGGACGCTGTCCAGCAGCCCTTCTACGACCTCTGGGACCCAAACA ACCCCTTGGACAAGCCGTTGGTTGGTCAGGATGCGTTTTTCCTGGAGCAGACCAAGAAGAAAGGTGTGAGG CGACCACCACGCCTCCACGTCAAGCCCTCCCCTGTGCCTGCTGTAGAGGTGACACCTGCCGGAGCCTCCTACAACCCCACATTTGAGGACCACCAG GCTCTGCTTCTGGCGGCCCACGAGGTGGAGCTGCAGCGGCAGAAGGCCGAAGAGAGGCTGGAGCGGCAGCTGGCCCTGCCCACCGGGGAGCAGGCGGCCACGCAG GAGTCGGTGTTCCGGGAGATGTGTGAGGGCCTGCTGGAAGAGTCCGATGCTGAGGACGAGGCAGGCCCGGCCCAGGGCACGGAGGCCGAGGACGGGGCTGCCGAGCCGGCGCCCGCCTGCCCCGCCGTAGAGAGGAAGAGCGAGAAGAAGACGGAGCAGCAGCGGAGGCGGGAGAGGGCCGCGCGCTCGCTG CGGGTACAGCAGGCCGCGCTGCGGGCTGCCCGGCTCCAGCACCAGGAGCTTTTCCGGCTGCGTGGGATCAGAGCCCAGGTAGCCCAGCGGCTGGCGGAGCTGGCACGGCGGAGGGAGCAGAGGCGCTTGCGGCGACTAGCGGAGGCCGACAAGCCCCGCAGGCTGGGCCGGCTCAA GTACCAAGACCCTGACATTGACGTGCAGCTCAGCTCAGAGCTCTCTGACTCACTGAGAACACTGAAG CCCGAAGGGAATATCCTCCGAGATCGGTTCAAGAGCTTCCAGAGGAGAAACATGATTGAGCCCCGGGAGCGGGCCAA GTTCAAGCGCAAGTACAAAGTGAAGCTGGTGGAAAAGCGTGCCTTCCGGGAGATCCAGTGA